The proteins below come from a single Nitrospirae bacterium CG2_30_53_67 genomic window:
- a CDS encoding EamA family transporter produces MGIIFMLFASVCFATMSALIKAVGPGISPMELVFLRCLISIPLLFLFVRLRKKPLWVRAGHVMFFRTLFGMAAMTGSFYALTHMPLAECMFIGSSHPLILSLLAPFVIGERTPRSAWIAIFAGLTGVAVIMKPAMAWPTAAWVALGASAASAMAHLLVRRLNATDSPLVIVFNFTLLTAVLTSFPVLPTFVMPDLRQWFFLSGAALFASLGQLLMTLAYQRDRAPAVASAGYLTVIVSVIYGYVFWGEVPHPLAWAGGGLIIAGGLWLIKDRLQTTEPAASVTI; encoded by the coding sequence ATGGGCATTATCTTCATGCTTTTTGCTTCCGTCTGCTTTGCGACCATGTCCGCGCTGATCAAGGCGGTGGGTCCGGGGATCTCTCCGATGGAATTGGTCTTCCTGCGTTGTTTAATCTCCATCCCTCTCCTGTTTCTGTTTGTCCGATTGCGTAAAAAACCTCTTTGGGTCAGGGCGGGGCACGTCATGTTCTTCCGAACCCTTTTCGGGATGGCGGCCATGACCGGATCTTTTTATGCCCTGACCCACATGCCGCTTGCCGAGTGCATGTTCATCGGGAGTTCGCATCCGCTGATCCTTTCACTCCTCGCTCCGTTTGTCATCGGAGAGAGGACCCCGAGATCGGCATGGATCGCCATTTTTGCCGGTCTGACCGGTGTAGCCGTGATCATGAAGCCGGCCATGGCCTGGCCCACAGCCGCCTGGGTGGCCCTCGGGGCATCAGCGGCTTCGGCCATGGCCCATCTTTTGGTCCGGCGTCTCAATGCCACGGACTCGCCTCTGGTTATCGTGTTCAACTTTACTTTGCTGACGGCCGTTTTGACTTCGTTCCCGGTCCTTCCAACATTCGTGATGCCTGACCTCCGGCAGTGGTTCTTTCTCTCCGGGGCGGCGCTCTTTGCCAGTCTGGGCCAGCTCCTGATGACCCTGGCGTACCAGAGGGACCGCGCGCCGGCCGTGGCCTCGGCCGGCTATTTAACGGTCATTGTATCCGTGATCTATGGCTATGTTTTTTGGGGGGAGGTTCCGCACCCCCTCGCCTGGGCCGGCGGGGGATTGATTATTGCAGGCGGCTTATGGCTGATTAAGGACCGGCTGCAGACCACGGAGCCGGCGGCCTCCGTGACGATCTGA
- a CDS encoding MFS transporter, whose protein sequence is MAEFRYRWARIGDINAFFGLMLDNMSDLVIMAGILIGVFGFPKEIVLYRMLPGTAIGVLFGDLIYTFLAFRLAQQTGRDDVTAMPLGLDTPSTFGLAFGIIGPAYLKFKDPILVWHITTAVIILMGIIKIIGAWTGPAIRRLVPRAGLLGSIAAVAMMLIAFFPSLKIFSNPIVGFVSLGIILMTLIGKIKFPFRMPGALAAVLIGTVIYYLLHLTGISVIPEEHLPRLHLSVGFPLPTLGFMEGMTEALKYLPIAAPFALAIVVGGIDVTESAAAAGDEYDSRTIILTDGIGTILAGLCGGILQSTPYIGHPAYKDMGGRSAYTLATAVFIGLGGILGYLSFFVNLLPEAAVAPILVFIGLEITAQAFESSPARHAKAVAMAFIPVIANLLFIEIGSHITNLGKEASDLTGEVAVTFQTIMMMGNGFILSSLLWGSITAFIIDRKLKIAAAFLLTAGVFSLFGIIHSPFASGEIFLPWQIQTTAHYKFFAAYLLTGLLLFALDGPSNADTGPGKKSQ, encoded by the coding sequence ATGGCAGAGTTCAGATACCGCTGGGCCCGGATCGGGGACATCAACGCCTTTTTCGGGCTGATGCTGGACAACATGTCCGATCTGGTGATCATGGCCGGGATCCTGATCGGGGTCTTCGGCTTCCCCAAGGAGATCGTTCTTTACCGGATGCTTCCGGGCACGGCGATCGGCGTGCTGTTCGGGGACCTGATCTATACCTTTCTTGCCTTTCGCCTGGCGCAACAGACGGGCCGAGACGATGTGACGGCCATGCCGCTGGGACTCGATACGCCCTCCACGTTCGGGCTGGCCTTCGGCATCATCGGCCCGGCCTACCTCAAGTTCAAGGACCCGATCCTGGTCTGGCACATCACCACGGCGGTCATCATCCTCATGGGGATCATCAAGATCATCGGGGCCTGGACCGGTCCTGCGATACGAAGGCTCGTGCCGCGGGCCGGGCTCCTCGGTTCCATTGCCGCCGTGGCCATGATGCTGATCGCCTTCTTCCCTTCACTCAAGATTTTTTCCAATCCTATTGTCGGTTTTGTCTCTCTGGGGATCATCCTGATGACCCTGATCGGAAAGATCAAGTTCCCCTTCAGGATGCCGGGCGCCCTGGCCGCCGTCCTGATCGGAACGGTGATCTATTATCTCCTTCACCTGACCGGTATCTCGGTGATTCCGGAAGAGCATCTGCCGAGACTCCATCTAAGCGTGGGGTTTCCTCTGCCCACACTCGGCTTCATGGAAGGAATGACTGAGGCCCTGAAATATCTCCCCATTGCCGCGCCTTTTGCGCTTGCGATTGTGGTGGGAGGGATTGATGTCACCGAATCCGCGGCCGCGGCCGGGGATGAGTACGACAGCAGGACGATCATCCTGACCGACGGGATCGGGACCATCCTTGCGGGCCTCTGCGGCGGAATCCTTCAGAGCACCCCCTATATCGGCCATCCGGCCTACAAGGATATGGGAGGGAGGTCCGCATACACCCTGGCGACCGCGGTCTTTATCGGCCTAGGCGGTATCCTCGGATACCTCTCCTTTTTCGTTAATCTCCTCCCGGAAGCGGCCGTGGCCCCGATCCTGGTCTTTATCGGGCTCGAGATCACGGCCCAGGCCTTTGAGTCCAGTCCGGCCCGTCATGCCAAGGCCGTGGCCATGGCCTTCATCCCGGTGATCGCCAATCTTCTCTTTATCGAGATCGGAAGCCATATCACCAACCTCGGGAAGGAAGCCTCGGATCTGACCGGTGAGGTGGCCGTCACGTTTCAGACCATCATGATGATGGGAAACGGTTTCATCCTCTCATCGCTCCTCTGGGGCTCCATCACCGCCTTTATTATTGATAGAAAGCTCAAGATCGCCGCGGCATTTCTCTTGACGGCTGGGGTTTTCTCGCTTTTCGGAATCATCCACTCCCCCTTTGCAAGCGGCGAGATCTTTCTCCCCTGGCAGATCCAGACCACGGCCCATTACAAATTCTTCGCCGCTTACCTTCTCACCGGACTCCTCTTGTTCGCCCTGGACGGCCCCTCCAATGCCGACACGGGACCCGGCAAAAAAAGTCAGTGA
- a CDS encoding class V aminotransferase, with amino-acid sequence MKKKYLLAPGPTPVPPEVLSVMSEPVIHHRSPEFAAILKEVLEGLKWLFQTKNTVLILSSSGTGGMEAAVTNFLSPGDRAVCVRGGKFGERWAEICHAYGVTPVNIDVPWGEAVKPDAVREALEKDPSIKAVYVQASETCTAVAHPVKEIAEIVRKREHTILVVDAITALGVVDLPVDEWGIDICITGSQKALMLPPGAAFLSVSDKAWRFNESAKCPRFYFNLRKEKAKAETGQTNFTSPVSMIIGLRKVLEMMKQEGLKQIFARHEKLAHATREAFRALGLRLLAVDSPSNSVTGVYLPDGIDGGAFNKKLRDHYGVTIAGGQDKLKGKVIRVAHLGYADVLDVINAVASVERGLKEFGYSFELGAGLRAAEKVLFEV; translated from the coding sequence ATGAAAAAGAAATATCTGCTTGCCCCAGGACCTACACCGGTCCCGCCGGAGGTTCTTTCGGTCATGTCGGAGCCGGTGATTCACCACCGGTCTCCGGAATTCGCTGCTATTTTAAAGGAGGTACTGGAAGGGCTGAAGTGGTTATTCCAGACTAAGAATACGGTGTTGATTCTGAGTTCATCAGGGACCGGCGGCATGGAGGCCGCGGTCACCAATTTCCTCTCCCCTGGGGATCGTGCCGTCTGCGTCCGCGGCGGGAAGTTCGGGGAGCGCTGGGCCGAGATCTGCCACGCCTACGGAGTGACCCCGGTCAACATCGACGTCCCCTGGGGCGAGGCCGTGAAACCTGATGCCGTTCGAGAGGCCCTTGAAAAAGACCCGTCCATCAAGGCGGTTTACGTTCAGGCGAGTGAGACTTGTACGGCCGTGGCCCATCCGGTCAAGGAGATCGCGGAGATTGTCCGCAAGCGGGAGCATACCATCCTGGTCGTGGATGCCATTACGGCGCTCGGGGTGGTGGACCTTCCTGTGGATGAATGGGGGATCGACATCTGTATCACCGGCTCTCAGAAGGCGCTCATGCTCCCTCCCGGTGCGGCATTCCTCAGTGTCAGCGACAAGGCCTGGCGTTTCAACGAGTCCGCCAAATGCCCCCGTTTCTATTTCAACCTCAGGAAGGAAAAGGCCAAGGCCGAGACCGGGCAGACCAACTTCACCAGCCCGGTTTCAATGATCATCGGTCTGAGAAAGGTTTTGGAGATGATGAAGCAGGAGGGGCTGAAGCAGATCTTCGCCCGGCATGAGAAGCTTGCTCACGCCACGCGTGAGGCCTTTCGGGCCTTGGGGCTTCGTCTCCTGGCCGTGGACTCTCCGAGCAATTCCGTAACCGGCGTCTATCTGCCGGACGGTATCGATGGCGGGGCCTTCAACAAAAAATTGCGGGATCATTATGGTGTAACCATTGCCGGAGGGCAGGACAAGCTCAAGGGGAAGGTCATCCGGGTCGCCCATCTCGGCTATGCGGACGTGCTGGACGTGATCAATGCCGTGGCTTCCGTAGAGAGAGGACTCAAGGAATTCGGGTATTCCTTTGAACTCGGTGCGGGCTTACGCGCAGCAGAGAAGGTCCTTTTTGAAGTATAA